A single Cryomorphaceae bacterium DNA region contains:
- the typA gene encoding translational GTPase TypA produces MNLRNIAIIAHVDHGKTTLVDKMLHAGNLFDDHEKPGELIMDSNDLERERGITILAKNVSVRYGDHKINVIDTPGHSDFGGEVERVLNMADGVLLLVDAFEGPMPQTRFVLSKAIELGLKPIVVINKVDKPNCTPEEVHEMVFDLMFHLEATEEQLDFPTAYGSAKQGWMAEDWNAPTDNINYLLDMIIEHIPAPEKREGTPQLLITSLDYSSFVGRIAIGRLHRGTLKANQQVNLVKRDGTVVKSKIKELFVFEGFEKVKVDEVHSGEICAITGIEGFDIGDTVADFEAPEGLPTIKIDEPTMSMTFTINDSPFFGKEGKFVTSRHIKERLEKEMEKNLALRVEETDSADTFKVFGRGVLHLSVLIETMRREGYEVQIGQPQVILKEIDGQKMEPVEHLTINLPENVSGKAIEAVTLRKGEMLTMEPKGDRIHLEFQIPSRGLIGLRNYLLTATAGEAIMSHRFLEFQPYKGEIPGRQNGSLIALETGTAIPYSINNLQDRGTFFIAPGVNIYEGQVIGENNRPGDLTINVTKTKKLSNMRSSGADDKMRIAPPVEFTLEEALEYIQSDEYVEVTPESIRLRKIYLKEHERKRSGK; encoded by the coding sequence ATGAACTTGCGTAACATCGCCATCATTGCTCACGTTGACCACGGTAAAACCACCTTGGTAGACAAAATGCTCCACGCCGGAAATCTTTTCGACGACCACGAAAAGCCAGGGGAGCTCATCATGGATTCCAACGATTTGGAGCGCGAGCGCGGCATTACCATTTTGGCCAAGAACGTAAGTGTACGTTACGGTGATCACAAGATCAACGTAATCGACACACCAGGCCACAGTGATTTTGGAGGTGAAGTAGAGCGCGTTCTAAACATGGCAGATGGTGTACTTCTTTTGGTCGACGCTTTTGAAGGCCCAATGCCACAGACTCGTTTTGTGTTGAGCAAGGCCATTGAGCTCGGGCTTAAACCTATCGTGGTCATCAACAAGGTCGACAAGCCGAACTGTACTCCAGAAGAAGTACACGAGATGGTCTTCGATCTCATGTTCCATTTGGAAGCTACCGAAGAGCAATTGGATTTCCCTACAGCGTACGGATCCGCCAAACAAGGCTGGATGGCCGAGGACTGGAACGCACCCACGGACAACATTAACTATCTGCTCGACATGATCATCGAGCACATCCCTGCTCCTGAAAAACGTGAAGGTACACCTCAGTTGCTGATCACCTCATTGGATTACTCCTCATTCGTTGGCCGTATTGCGATTGGCCGCTTGCATCGCGGAACGCTTAAAGCGAATCAGCAAGTCAATCTCGTGAAACGGGACGGTACAGTTGTCAAGTCCAAAATCAAGGAACTTTTCGTCTTTGAAGGGTTTGAAAAAGTTAAAGTAGACGAAGTACACAGCGGGGAGATTTGTGCCATCACCGGAATTGAGGGTTTTGACATCGGCGATACCGTCGCGGATTTTGAGGCACCAGAGGGCTTGCCGACCATCAAAATCGACGAGCCTACCATGAGCATGACCTTCACCATCAATGACTCTCCATTCTTTGGAAAAGAAGGAAAATTTGTGACTTCACGTCACATTAAGGAGCGTCTTGAAAAAGAGATGGAGAAGAACTTGGCTCTTCGCGTCGAAGAGACGGACTCCGCGGATACCTTCAAAGTATTTGGGCGAGGAGTACTTCACTTGAGCGTATTGATTGAAACCATGCGCCGCGAAGGCTATGAGGTGCAAATTGGTCAGCCTCAGGTAATTCTCAAAGAAATTGATGGTCAAAAAATGGAGCCTGTTGAGCACCTGACCATTAACCTGCCAGAGAACGTAAGTGGAAAAGCCATTGAAGCGGTCACCCTGCGCAAAGGTGAAATGCTGACCATGGAGCCCAAGGGAGATCGCATCCACTTGGAATTTCAAATTCCTTCACGTGGGCTTATCGGTCTTCGAAACTACCTGTTGACGGCAACAGCTGGGGAGGCCATCATGAGTCACCGATTCTTAGAATTCCAACCCTATAAAGGTGAGATCCCAGGTCGCCAGAACGGATCGTTGATCGCTTTGGAAACTGGAACGGCGATTCCTTACTCCATCAACAACCTTCAAGATCGCGGTACCTTTTTTATTGCTCCAGGGGTAAATATTTACGAAGGACAAGTCATTGGCGAGAACAACCGCCCAGGTGATTTGACCATCAATGTGACCAAGACCAAGAAGCTTAGTAATATGCGTTCTTCAGGGGCAGACGATAAAATGCGTATTGCACCACCTGTTGAGTTTACTTTGGAAGAGGCCTTAGAATACATCCAATCGGACGAGTACGTAGAGGTAACTCCAGAGAGTATACGATTGAGAAAGATCTATTTGAAAGAACACGAGCGCAAGCGTTCTGGAAAGTAA
- a CDS encoding NAAT family transporter, with amino-acid sequence MDLNFILSTAILIFFVLDPFGNVPLVLTILKDVPAERRRKIIIREVLIGLVILLLFLFFGNEFLSIFHLETEAVQISGGVIFFIIGMRMIFPADPNQSLFAAQGEPFIVPIAMPMIAGPSALATLLVLSKNHADAPVSVTLALLAAWGASFLILLAAPFMYRWLRRRGLTALERLMGMLLLFLSVQMFIDGIRGLLV; translated from the coding sequence ATGGATTTAAACTTCATTCTTTCAACGGCCATATTGATATTCTTTGTACTCGACCCCTTCGGGAACGTTCCTTTGGTATTGACCATCCTTAAAGACGTTCCGGCGGAGCGCAGGCGAAAGATTATCATCCGCGAAGTACTCATTGGGCTGGTAATCCTATTGCTGTTCCTCTTCTTCGGGAACGAGTTCTTGAGTATTTTCCATTTGGAAACCGAAGCGGTACAGATTTCGGGAGGAGTGATTTTCTTCATCATTGGAATGCGGATGATCTTCCCTGCGGATCCAAACCAATCGCTTTTTGCCGCTCAAGGCGAACCCTTCATTGTTCCGATCGCAATGCCCATGATAGCGGGACCATCAGCCTTAGCGACGCTGTTGGTATTGTCGAAAAATCATGCAGACGCGCCTGTTAGCGTCACTTTAGCCCTTCTTGCGGCCTGGGGAGCATCTTTTTTAATTCTCCTGGCAGCACCCTTCATGTATCGCTGGCTTCGCCGCCGAGGCCTTACTGCGCTTGAGCGTTTGATGGGAATGCTCCTGCTTTTCTTAAGCGTCCAGATGTTCATTGACGGCATCCGCGGACTGCTTGTGTAA
- a CDS encoding DEAD/DEAH box helicase, which translates to MTSFKSLGLSSEMLKGLEDLGFQQPSEIQAQAIPLLLDGDNDLIGLAQTGTGKTAAFGIPLLERVDPEEPRTQALILAPTRELGQQIAEQLALFSKYQDQVNVLAVYGGAAIINQIKALKKPQQVIIATPGRLIDLIERKAVDLSALGILVLDEADEMLNMGFKDELDKILSYTPVEKLTWLFSATMPAEIQKLVQNYMNAPLEVRVATKNEVNKNIDHRFVITQGAKKSEALMRFLDHETALRGVVFCRTKRDTQNLAEYLLKSDYKADALHGDLSQAQRDRVMKRFKNHELQVLIATDVAARGIDVNDLTHVFHMALPDDPAYYTHRSGRTARAGKKGISLVFATGRDRGRLERLADKLDISFSQADVPTPEDIKAAKIEKWVQQILDTRPKGKIDGQLFFEVANTLAGLSKEELLAKLLVLELERSNSSGEGDDLNQRFSSGKPKGGRSRGGGGGGYHKKGSYHKRKGGGKKKKGGFKAKDRHHGRRGR; encoded by the coding sequence TTGACTTCATTTAAATCCCTTGGGCTTTCTAGCGAAATGCTAAAAGGCCTGGAAGATCTTGGCTTTCAACAGCCTTCGGAAATTCAAGCACAAGCCATCCCCCTTCTTCTTGATGGAGACAACGACCTTATTGGCTTGGCACAGACGGGAACGGGAAAGACCGCTGCCTTTGGAATTCCCCTACTCGAGCGAGTAGACCCCGAAGAGCCTCGAACGCAAGCGCTTATTCTGGCTCCAACTCGTGAGCTCGGGCAACAGATTGCTGAACAGCTAGCCCTCTTCAGCAAATACCAGGATCAGGTAAATGTATTGGCTGTATATGGCGGAGCAGCCATCATCAACCAAATCAAAGCCCTCAAAAAGCCACAACAAGTAATCATTGCGACTCCCGGTCGACTTATAGACCTGATCGAGCGAAAAGCGGTGGACTTGAGTGCACTAGGTATTTTGGTACTTGATGAAGCGGATGAAATGCTCAACATGGGCTTCAAAGACGAGCTCGATAAGATTTTGAGCTACACTCCGGTAGAAAAACTCACTTGGCTCTTTTCCGCGACTATGCCGGCTGAAATCCAAAAGCTCGTTCAAAACTATATGAATGCGCCACTGGAAGTACGCGTCGCCACCAAGAACGAGGTCAACAAGAATATTGATCATCGCTTCGTCATCACACAAGGAGCCAAAAAATCAGAAGCACTCATGCGCTTCTTGGACCACGAAACAGCGCTTCGCGGGGTGGTTTTCTGCCGAACAAAGCGGGATACTCAAAACCTCGCTGAGTATTTGCTCAAAAGTGACTACAAGGCAGATGCTCTTCATGGTGATCTAAGTCAAGCACAGCGAGATCGCGTTATGAAGCGATTTAAGAACCATGAGCTTCAAGTGCTCATTGCCACGGATGTAGCTGCTCGCGGAATTGACGTGAATGACCTTACTCACGTCTTCCACATGGCATTGCCAGATGACCCAGCGTACTACACACACCGCAGCGGGCGTACTGCACGTGCTGGAAAAAAAGGAATCTCTCTTGTCTTCGCGACCGGGCGGGATCGGGGGCGACTGGAGCGTTTAGCTGATAAGTTGGACATCTCCTTCTCTCAAGCTGATGTCCCAACCCCTGAAGACATCAAGGCGGCCAAAATTGAGAAGTGGGTTCAACAAATTCTCGACACTCGTCCCAAAGGGAAAATTGACGGCCAACTTTTTTTCGAAGTCGCCAATACACTTGCTGGGCTCAGCAAGGAGGAGCTTTTGGCAAAGTTGCTTGTCCTTGAGCTAGAGCGAAGCAATTCCTCCGGTGAAGGAGACGATTTAAATCAACGCTTCTCGAGTGGAAAACCCAAAGGCGGCCGCTCCAGAGGCGGTGGCGGTGGCGGGTACCATAAGAAGGGATCCTACCACAAAAGGAAAGGTGGTGGCAAAAAGAAAAAAGGCGGCTTTAAAGCCAAAGATCGCCACCACGGCCGAAGAGGGAGGTAA
- a CDS encoding DUF2911 domain-containing protein, whose translation MIRFLKWLVIALVALIVLLFGAYKYMQSQTKKHSPEEIITMTVGDGEVEVFYNRPYKKDREIFGALVPYGEVWRTGANEASTFSTTTDIKIEGQSLPAGKYTLWTIPDENEWTVIWNSKMYSWGVDWEANAQRKAEFDVLQVKVPVLALEEEVEQFTIRFSSEQALILEWDQVQVSAQITP comes from the coding sequence ATGATCCGCTTTTTAAAATGGTTGGTGATTGCCTTGGTCGCCTTAATTGTATTGCTCTTTGGAGCTTACAAATACATGCAATCGCAAACGAAAAAACACAGTCCCGAAGAAATTATAACCATGACTGTCGGAGACGGAGAAGTCGAAGTCTTTTACAACCGCCCCTATAAAAAAGATCGAGAAATATTCGGCGCCCTTGTCCCTTACGGAGAGGTATGGCGTACGGGGGCCAATGAGGCCAGCACCTTTTCCACGACCACCGACATTAAGATTGAAGGGCAGTCACTTCCGGCAGGGAAATATACCCTATGGACCATTCCTGATGAAAACGAGTGGACCGTTATTTGGAACAGTAAAATGTACTCTTGGGGCGTGGACTGGGAAGCTAATGCTCAACGAAAAGCAGAGTTCGATGTACTGCAAGTCAAGGTACCCGTTCTTGCCCTTGAAGAAGAGGTGGAGCAATTCACGATTCGCTTTTCCAGTGAACAGGCATTGATTCTGGAATGGGATCAGGTTCAAGTGAGCGCACAAATTACGCCGTAA
- a CDS encoding nicotinamide mononucleotide transporter, whose translation MDYFLDPYRGYSNLDIGIEVVAVVFGLLSVYYARLAKIAVYPTGIISTSLYIYICLNAKLYADMGINAYFMVMSFYGWYVWLQEKPDEAAERLFCRLRRDEYPKLFAALLIAWAILAFVLVRFTDSDVPYIDATTTSLFFVGMYFMARKNLEHWWLWIIGDAISIPLYVYKGLGLTAFQYLVFLYLAIMGLKEWKATISSQSSN comes from the coding sequence ATCGACTACTTCTTGGACCCGTATCGAGGATACTCCAATTTGGACATTGGAATTGAGGTGGTCGCCGTTGTGTTTGGTCTGCTCTCGGTTTACTATGCGCGACTGGCCAAGATTGCGGTCTATCCTACCGGCATTATCTCCACTTCACTCTACATCTACATTTGCCTCAACGCCAAGCTCTATGCCGATATGGGCATCAACGCTTACTTTATGGTCATGAGCTTTTACGGCTGGTACGTTTGGCTTCAAGAGAAGCCGGATGAAGCCGCGGAGCGGCTATTCTGCCGCCTACGGCGCGATGAGTACCCCAAACTATTCGCAGCCCTCCTGATTGCGTGGGCCATCCTCGCCTTCGTCTTGGTGCGATTCACCGACAGCGATGTGCCGTACATCGATGCCACCACCACCTCATTATTCTTTGTGGGGATGTACTTCATGGCCCGAAAGAACCTGGAGCACTGGTGGCTTTGGATCATTGGAGACGCGATCTCTATTCCCTTGTACGTCTACAAGGGACTGGGGCTTACAGCTTTCCAATATCTTGTTTTCCTATATCTCGCCATAATGGGCCTCAAAGAATGGAAGGCTACCATTTCAAGCCAAAGTTCAAACTGA
- a CDS encoding gliding motility-associated C-terminal domain-containing protein — protein MLLTLGLLLKAQPTTVGTAFLDPQGCYTLTTNAPGQSGAVWFEDTLDLTKPFVIDTRVVLGSTNGGADGMTISLMANPGSSLGIGGQQLGYGGLTNAFAVEIDIYQNGTGASDPPYDHVAYHTGGSVIHLPPPSITAPVSALPGNGNIEDNAFHRAQLYWYPSTMQLDFYMDCSLRLSRTVDLMTILGVSQVQWGATAGTGGATATQRICREFVGQFDHDTLQTCQGGVQVDYSAPYIQTYQWSPTAGVSDPSSPNPVLAPFQTTTYTLTSTDSCGTLRYDTLTVEAFNGFNLLPPAEMICAGDSFQVDLSPYTDLVWSDGSTAWNRTFTQAGTYYVTVQDPQSNCSVQDSVKLFVADLDLQASNQDVCYGDTTTLAANAPYAVYWSDFESGFPSGWSSADSFTYVFNTVAGPFRNDTVNWNLTGLPEHDQLEVEFTLYIFDNWDGNDLLSGPDLWYFHVDGATQINTTFSNILGNQQSYPGSYQIDFPAFTGASHTQFPPRCAANSTTSVYQIQMTIPHSSCDVNMDWFGNLVDASGNPLCDESWALDNIVVRTNSTTLTSLCPPAFNWSSGATSTSFTTSILDTTTFVYTADFGSVICTDSITVNRLGTPFDPFQDSVFICWDQQLTLNAGAGYVSYLWSTGDTSQTIVTSMGGLYWVEAYDAFACLGRDTIWVERTPEPLLRTDTTLCLGDPVTIALDTVYGPEYSILWMNGSNANQYTGIAGSSDTIWVSISNAQLTCTDTLYIFGADFELLDDTTIWCPNDPLLYSAPQGADSYLWSTGDTTSYTTFLAEGWYQVSITSGSCAIQDSVWHEWFQAYDDIVPDSTAECSPYALDLSILPWTSMNVEPGGLSGSYIILDQSDTYYLSGTDINGCTVRDTMILWIGISPEVQLQVQENCPTTTFSYTINDPSGQSGWSINGDSIPGTSLDTVIQGYEPLELAAWLINYCGTDSAFVTYDPGCFPRGVLYIPTAFTPNGDNVNDYFQPQGDRFQRFEMQLFNRWGELIYAGTHEDLGWDGRVNGEEVTTTTVFVYRVRVWYDDGQIEEERGTLRLIR, from the coding sequence TTGTTATTAACCCTTGGTCTTCTTCTGAAGGCTCAGCCCACGACTGTTGGAACTGCTTTTCTTGATCCTCAAGGCTGCTATACCTTGACCACGAATGCTCCTGGTCAATCCGGAGCTGTTTGGTTCGAAGATACTTTGGATCTTACCAAGCCCTTTGTCATTGACACCCGCGTTGTTCTTGGGAGTACGAATGGAGGAGCAGATGGGATGACCATATCCTTAATGGCGAATCCTGGTTCTTCCTTGGGAATAGGAGGGCAGCAGTTGGGTTACGGAGGGCTAACCAATGCCTTTGCCGTTGAGATTGATATTTATCAGAACGGTACCGGTGCGAGTGATCCACCTTATGATCACGTTGCTTATCATACAGGAGGTTCCGTAATACACCTTCCCCCTCCGTCAATAACGGCACCTGTAAGTGCTCTTCCGGGCAATGGGAACATTGAGGACAACGCCTTCCATCGGGCGCAGTTGTATTGGTATCCGAGCACCATGCAGTTGGACTTCTATATGGATTGTAGTCTTCGATTGAGTCGAACGGTGGATTTGATGACCATCTTGGGCGTAAGTCAAGTTCAATGGGGCGCCACGGCGGGCACCGGTGGAGCCACAGCTACACAAAGGATTTGTCGAGAGTTCGTTGGGCAATTTGATCACGACACCCTTCAAACGTGTCAGGGAGGTGTTCAAGTGGATTATAGTGCGCCCTATATACAGACCTATCAATGGTCCCCCACGGCGGGAGTCTCGGATCCGTCGTCTCCCAACCCCGTATTGGCGCCGTTTCAAACAACGACATATACCCTGACCTCAACGGATAGTTGTGGAACATTGCGATATGACACCCTCACCGTCGAGGCTTTCAATGGATTTAACTTGCTTCCACCCGCAGAGATGATTTGCGCTGGAGATTCTTTTCAAGTTGATTTGAGTCCCTATACCGATCTTGTTTGGTCTGATGGCTCCACGGCTTGGAACCGCACTTTCACTCAGGCCGGCACCTATTATGTCACCGTTCAAGATCCGCAATCGAATTGTTCCGTTCAAGACAGTGTAAAGCTCTTTGTCGCTGATTTGGATCTGCAAGCCTCAAATCAAGACGTCTGTTATGGGGACACCACGACTTTAGCCGCCAACGCTCCTTATGCTGTTTATTGGTCGGATTTTGAGTCGGGCTTTCCATCGGGCTGGTCATCTGCGGACAGTTTTACTTACGTGTTCAATACGGTTGCCGGACCCTTTCGGAACGATACCGTCAACTGGAACCTTACTGGGCTTCCCGAGCACGACCAGCTCGAAGTGGAATTCACCCTTTATATTTTCGACAACTGGGATGGAAATGATTTGCTGTCGGGTCCAGACTTATGGTACTTCCATGTCGACGGGGCCACTCAAATCAATACCACGTTCTCAAACATTCTAGGGAATCAACAGAGTTATCCTGGTTCCTACCAAATTGACTTCCCGGCCTTTACCGGAGCGTCACATACTCAATTTCCACCTCGATGTGCGGCCAACAGCACCACCTCGGTTTATCAAATTCAAATGACTATTCCGCATAGTTCCTGCGATGTAAACATGGACTGGTTTGGTAATTTAGTAGATGCCAGCGGTAACCCTTTGTGTGATGAAAGTTGGGCGCTTGACAATATTGTTGTTCGGACCAACAGTACCACCTTAACGTCTCTCTGTCCACCCGCTTTTAACTGGTCCAGCGGGGCAACATCGACGTCATTCACTACTTCAATCCTGGACACGACCACCTTTGTATACACGGCTGACTTCGGGTCTGTGATTTGTACGGACTCCATCACTGTGAATCGATTGGGCACACCCTTTGATCCATTCCAAGACTCGGTTTTCATTTGTTGGGATCAACAGCTTACATTGAATGCGGGAGCTGGCTATGTAAGCTACCTTTGGAGTACTGGGGATACATCACAGACCATTGTTACTTCAATGGGAGGGCTGTATTGGGTTGAGGCCTATGACGCTTTCGCCTGTTTGGGAAGAGATACGATTTGGGTTGAGCGGACCCCCGAGCCCCTTCTCAGAACGGACACGACCCTCTGCTTAGGTGATCCGGTAACCATCGCCTTGGACACCGTATACGGGCCGGAGTATTCGATTCTTTGGATGAATGGCTCAAATGCAAATCAGTACACGGGTATTGCGGGCAGTTCGGATACCATTTGGGTCTCCATTTCCAATGCGCAACTCACCTGTACGGATACCCTCTACATTTTCGGCGCCGACTTTGAACTGCTCGATGACACTACCATTTGGTGCCCCAATGATCCGCTCTTGTATTCAGCTCCCCAAGGCGCTGATTCCTATTTGTGGAGTACCGGAGACACGACCTCCTACACGACCTTTTTGGCGGAAGGGTGGTACCAAGTGAGCATTACTTCTGGCAGCTGCGCTATCCAGGATAGTGTATGGCACGAGTGGTTCCAGGCCTACGACGATATTGTTCCAGACAGTACTGCGGAATGCAGTCCCTACGCTCTGGATTTGAGTATTCTGCCATGGACCAGTATGAATGTGGAGCCTGGCGGTCTCTCAGGGAGCTACATCATCTTAGACCAGAGCGACACCTACTACCTCTCCGGCACAGACATTAACGGATGTACGGTGCGGGATACCATGATTTTATGGATCGGAATTAGCCCAGAAGTCCAGCTTCAAGTTCAAGAGAATTGCCCGACCACCACATTCTCTTACACCATCAATGACCCTTCCGGCCAAAGTGGATGGTCCATCAACGGGGACTCCATTCCAGGGACATCCCTAGACACCGTAATTCAAGGCTATGAGCCATTGGAGCTGGCCGCATGGCTCATCAATTACTGCGGTACAGACTCGGCCTTTGTCACGTATGACCCTGGCTGTTTCCCGCGCGGGGTGCTGTACATTCCCACTGCATTTACTCCGAACGGAGATAACGTCAACGACTATTTCCAGCCCCAAGGCGATCGCTTTCAGCGATTTGAGATGCAGTTGTTTAATCGATGGGGTGAGTTGATTTATGCCGGGACGCATGAAGACCTGGGATGGGACGGTCGCGTTAATGGCGAAGAAGTCACCACTACCACCGTTTTTGTCTATCGCGTCCGCGTTTGGTACGATGATGGCCAAATCGAAGAAGAACGCGGAACCCTGAGGTTGATTCGCTAG
- a CDS encoding WYL domain-containing protein: MPVTKNQLLRIRVIDRVLRNKFRTAPATKEYLRAQCIEELFGIESARAGNEVSLFTIDKDLRLMRDEYDAPISYDRGTKEYYYENAEYSLDGLGIGSRELVALESAAQLLSGFAENPLLRQFTPAISRLKSRLSLQKKVEDEDDHLIEFEVLSDYAGWSYIDQIFNAIKEGWVITFDYFYFDRESTRKITLHPYLLKESQQRWYVVGWSPERNALRLYGLERIRSLETGHERFPLQERRKFDAGAYFKHTYGIYTLPDEAPSRVVVEMNRRELLYAQSKPWHPSQIVLKEGEDGGQLAWTVHITPDFKMQLLALGDHVKVIEPQNLRSEIQRTLQSAANRYKD; encoded by the coding sequence ATGCCGGTAACCAAAAACCAATTACTGCGAATTCGAGTCATCGACCGAGTACTACGGAACAAATTCCGTACCGCTCCAGCAACGAAGGAATACCTGCGAGCACAATGCATTGAAGAGCTCTTTGGAATTGAATCTGCTCGTGCGGGTAATGAGGTTTCGTTGTTTACCATAGACAAAGACCTTCGGCTAATGAGGGACGAGTATGACGCTCCGATCTCCTACGATCGCGGCACCAAAGAGTATTATTATGAAAACGCAGAATACTCGCTTGATGGTTTGGGCATAGGCTCTAGAGAATTGGTGGCTCTTGAATCCGCTGCTCAGCTCCTGAGCGGCTTTGCGGAAAACCCTCTTCTTCGGCAATTTACACCGGCAATTTCTCGACTCAAAAGCCGGCTATCTCTTCAGAAAAAGGTCGAAGATGAGGATGATCACCTGATTGAATTCGAAGTCCTCTCAGACTATGCAGGGTGGTCGTATATTGATCAAATATTCAATGCCATTAAAGAAGGGTGGGTGATCACCTTTGATTACTTCTACTTCGATCGTGAATCGACTCGGAAAATCACACTCCACCCCTACTTATTGAAAGAATCTCAGCAGCGATGGTATGTCGTAGGATGGTCACCTGAGCGCAATGCGCTCCGATTGTACGGACTCGAGAGAATTAGATCATTGGAAACCGGACATGAACGGTTCCCGCTCCAAGAGCGACGCAAGTTTGATGCGGGGGCTTATTTCAAACACACTTATGGCATTTATACACTTCCCGATGAAGCCCCGTCACGCGTCGTTGTTGAAATGAATCGTCGAGAACTGCTCTACGCCCAATCAAAGCCATGGCACCCGTCTCAAATAGTGCTAAAGGAGGGAGAGGATGGAGGACAATTGGCCTGGACGGTCCACATCACGCCGGATTTCAAAATGCAGTTACTCGCCCTTGGAGATCATGTTAAAGTTATTGAACCTCAGAATCTTAGATCAGAAATTCAACGCACCCTCCAGTCCGCTGCGAATCGGTACAAAGACTGA
- a CDS encoding outer membrane beta-barrel protein, whose product MKCRLFFLSLAVFGLSIGALAQDASHGLRAGWSSAGLFVDGDEQLDPQQGFYIGTFRTDKIVPLLHWYKGLEYQQMGARLDDDNYRKLHYLSLPQAARLKLGPVFAQVGIAINFKVGESITVLGEETKTDDNKAEWYDFPWHTGLGVKLGPVTVDARYHWGLNDITDTGLRNQYFQVGAGISF is encoded by the coding sequence ATGAAATGTCGACTATTTTTCTTGTCCCTCGCAGTCTTTGGCTTGAGCATTGGAGCTTTGGCACAGGATGCAAGTCACGGTTTACGCGCCGGTTGGAGTTCGGCGGGCCTATTCGTTGACGGAGATGAGCAATTGGATCCTCAACAGGGCTTTTATATTGGAACATTCCGCACAGATAAAATCGTTCCACTACTTCACTGGTATAAGGGCTTAGAGTATCAGCAGATGGGTGCTCGCTTGGATGATGATAATTATCGCAAGCTGCATTACTTAAGCCTTCCTCAAGCGGCGCGATTAAAGCTCGGGCCCGTATTTGCTCAAGTTGGGATTGCCATCAATTTTAAGGTGGGGGAGAGTATTACTGTTTTAGGTGAAGAGACCAAAACGGATGACAATAAGGCCGAGTGGTATGACTTCCCCTGGCATACAGGATTGGGGGTTAAACTCGGACCAGTCACTGTTGACGCGCGGTACCACTGGGGACTGAATGATATAACGGATACTGGGTTGCGCAATCAGTATTTCCAAGTTGGAGCTGGTATTAGTTTTTAA